One Brassica napus cultivar Da-Ae chromosome A5, Da-Ae, whole genome shotgun sequence DNA window includes the following coding sequences:
- the LOC106451336 gene encoding poly(ADP-ribose) glycohydrolase 1-like, protein IKLFQSTSWIEFLTRFPSLLELHYLNSENIINGVETGLRVLGSNKAGIVFHSQELIGALLSCSFFCLFPVDDRSSNSLPNINFDKLFGSLISTGRNEHQENKIRCIAHYFQRISSCIPPGFVSFERKILSLEQDHSGLEAFPDEGFWSTSTVNLCPVEVHTCGLIEDQSVEALEVDFANKYLGGGALRKGCVQEEIRFMINPELIAGMLFLPAMEVSEAIEVVGAERFSHYTGYSSSFRFSGDYVDTKERDVFGRRKTRIIAIDALRHPGISQYKPECLLREANKALCGFLHVCKKDCIDHEDGVGVATGNWGCGAYGGDAEVKSLLQWIAVSQARRPFMSYYTFGFEALHNLNQVTELVISKGLRVGDVWKKLVEYSNQRLRSSKKRREPKVGLFDWLISSNAA, encoded by the exons ATAAAGTTATTCCAAAGCACAAGTTGGATTGAATTCCTAACAAGATTCCCATCTCTCTTGGAACTACACTATCTAAATTCAGAGAATATCATCAATGGAGTTGAAACCGGTCTTCGTGTCTTAGGCTCCAACAAAGCAGGCATTGTGTTCCACAGCCAG GAACTTATAGGAGCCTTGCTTTCTTGTTCTTTCTTCTGTTTGTTTCCTGTCGATGATAGAAGCTCGAATAGTCTTCCAAACATCAATTTCGACAAACTATTCGG AAGCCTAATCAGCACGGGACGAAACGAGCACCAAGAGAACAAGATTAGGTGCATAGCTCATTACTTCCAGAGGATATCTTCATGCATCCCTCCTGGATTCGTCTCATTCGAACGGAAGATACTCTCTTTAGAACAAGATCATTCTGGCCTTGAAGCCTTTCCTGATGAAGGCTTCTGGAGTACATCTACTGTCAATCTCTGCCCTGTTGAG GTTCACACTTGTGGTTTGATAGAGGATCAAAGCGTTGAAGCTCTTGAAGTTGACTTCGCCAACAAGTATTTAGGAGGCGGCGCTCTTCGCAAGGGATGTGTCCAG gaAGAGATTCGGTTCATGATAAATCCGGAATTGATCGCTGGTATGCTCTTCTTACCAGCCATGGAAGTCTCTGAAGCAATTGAAGTTGTTGGTGCCGAAAGATTCTCTCACTACACAGG ATATTCATCTTCCTTTAGGTTCTCTGGTGATTACGTAGACACAAAGGAAAGAGATGTTTTCGGAAGGAGAAAAACAAGAATCATCGCCATAGATGCTCTGCGTCATCCAGGAATCTCCCAGTACAAACCTGAATGCCTCCTACG gGAGGCTAATAAGGCTCTCTGTGGGTTCCTCCATGTGTGCAAGAAGGATTGCATAGATCATGAAGATGGTGTTGGTGTTGCTACAGGGAATTGGGGATGTGGTGCTTACGGTGGAGATGCTGAGGTCAAATCTCTCCTTCAGTGGATTGCTGTTTCTCAG GCAAGAAGGCCTTTCATGTCTTATTACACTTTTGGATTTGAAGCACTTCATAACCTAAATCAGGTAACGGAATTGGTTATATCTAAAGGATTGAGGGTGGGAGATGTATGGAAGAAGCTGGTCGAGTATTCGAACCAGAGATTAAGAAGCAGCAAGAAAAGAAGAGAGCCTaaagttggtttgtttgattgGCTTATTTCTAGCAATGCTGCTTAA